The following nucleotide sequence is from uncultured Draconibacterium sp..
ATAGTGTCGTTTGATTGGTACATTTCACTTTCGCCACTGTATACAATCTCAATCGATCGAGTTCCCATAATATCGCTGCTGATAATACGCGCTGTAGATTTTACCGGAATTTTAAATGAAGAGTTAACGGCAAAAGTAACAATGAGTCGTCCGGTGTTATCCGGAGCAAATTTTACATCGGTTACCTGTCCAATCTGGAATCCGTTTAATGTAACTTCGTTTGATTTTACAAGCCCGTCAACACGGTTGTAATACACATGATAATAATCGTTTTGCTTAAATATATCATTGCCTTTCAGAAAGCTCAAACCCCAAATAAGTACGGCTAATGAAAAAACAATTAATATTCCCAGTTTAGTGTATTTTGCATTCTTCATGGCGGAAAAATAAGATTTTAATGTAAAAGTAGCCAATTCAAAAGGGATTAATCAATGCTCGCTAAGCTTTTTTACAGAAATTAACTTATTATTTTTAAAGGCCACAACAAACGCATTGGGGTATTTTGCCCTTATTCTGCTCAGTTCCAGTTCTGCTTCTTCTAACGATTTATACTTTCCTGAGAAATAACGGTTGAGGTTGTTTCCCTGCATACTGAAAATATTTTGTTCGCCCTTAAAATTTGCAGCGGTTGTTTCCAGTTTTCGGGTTAATGCCATTATTTGTACAGAATAAAAAATCTCATTTGTTTGCTGTGTGGTTGCTCCCTGAGGTTGTGCCAGAGGAAGTCCAGATGGAGGATTGTTATTCGTTAAGGGGAATTCGTTTGATGATTTTGCCTGGTTTTCGGTTACAAGTTGGAAACTGCTGCGTTGTTCAATAGCTGATTTGTAATCCCGAAAAGCCCTGAAAATGGAATAAGCCAATCGCGTTCTTCCTGCCTCGCTGGTAAGGTATTGCCGCTCGCCATTATGACTGATAAAACCGGTTTCGATTAAAACACTGGGCATGGTTGTTTCGCGTAGTACCAGAAAACCGGCCATTTTTACACTGCGGTCGAGGCGTTTGGCATAATTGCGAAATTCGTTTTGAATGCCCGAAGCCAGCATTACACTTTGCCCCTGGTATTCTTCCTGCATGGTTTCAAACATAATATACGATTCGGGCAGGTTCGGGTCAAAACCTTCGTATGTCGAATTATAATCGTCTTCCAAAAGGATAACTGCATTTTCCTTTTTTGCTACCTCCAGGTTATCATCGTTTCGGTGGAGGCCAAGTACAAAAGTTTCGGTTCCCTGCACACTTCGGGCATTTACAGCATTAACATGGATTGAAATAAAGAGGTCTGCCTCGTTTTTATTGGCAATTTCGGCACGTTTATACAGCGGAATGAAAACATCGCTGGTGCGCGTGTAAACTACTTTAACATTGGGGTAATTATCTTTTATTGTGGTTCCCAGTTTCAGGGCAATATCAAGTACAATATTTTTTTCAACGGCGTTACCAAACGATGCTCCCAGGTCTTTTCCTCCATGCCCGGGATCAATAACAACTACCGAAATTCCTTCTTTCTTCACTTCACTCGAAGATTGTCGGGTGGCATGAGATTGCATTGTTAACAGAAAACAAAATAGGAGCAGAAGTATTTTATATCGGTGTTGTGTCATGTAAATATCTGATCTGTATTCGAATATATAAACACATAAAAGCGGAGTATTATTATTTGTTCAATCCTATTTTATTTATTTGCTTTGCCCCGCTTAATACTTGTAAACGTAAAAATAGAAATATTAGCATTATTTTGCATTTTATTGCACTTTAGTATACACCATATTTATATTTTTGTGCAGCCAAAGTACATTTGAAACGCAGAAAACATTTTGTATAAAATATTCATCACATATTTATTCCTGGTAACTCCTTTTTTGATATTAGCTCAGGAACCGACTATTAGTGTGGCTCCGCAGCAACAGGTTCCCGATTCTATTTTGTCGGAGTATTACAGTTTACAGGATACCACGATAATTGATAGTACCGGCATTGATTCGATGAACGCCAGACAGGAAGAACAAGCTGTTATTGATGCCCCGATTGATTATACGGCAATTGATTCGATGATTGTATCGCTTGACGGGCAAAAAGTTTATTTGTATAATCAGGCAAAGGTTACTTATCAGAATATTGAACTGGAAGCTTATTATATTGAACTGGATTTAAATACCAAGGAGATTTATGCCGAAGGAATTTTGGATTCGGTAGGAGAGATGACACAAAAACCATTGTTTAAGCAAGGTTCAGAAGAGTACGAATCGGAAACGATGCGCTACAATTTCGAAACGGAAAAAGCCTTTATCACGAAAGTTGTTTCGGCACAGGGCGAAGGTTTTATTCATAGCGATCGGACCAAAAAAATTGGCGAAGAAGTATTTATTACCAAAGATGCCAAGTATACAACCTGCGACGCCGACCATCCGCACTTTTACCTGCATTTAACAAAGGCAAAAGTGGTGTCGAATAAAAAGATTATTACCGGTCCGGCATATATGGTTTTGGAAGATTTTCCGATTTATTTCCCAATTCTGCCCTTTGGTTATTTCCCCAATTCGCCAACCTATTCGTCGGGTATTTTAATACCAAAATATGGTGAAGAGCAAAACCGTGGTTTTTTCCTGCGCGACGGTGGTTATTACTGGGCCGCCAGCGAATATTTCGATTTGGCTGTGCAGGGTGATATTTATTCAAAAGGATCGTGGGGAACGCGAATTAAAACCAATTACAAAAAGCGGTACAAATTTGGCGGTAACTTTGGTTTTGAATACGCTAAAAATAAATATGGCGAAGAAGGATTTGAAAGTTATAGTGTTGGAACACAATACAAGATTTTGTGGTCGCACTCGCAAGATGCAAAGGCGAATCCTAATCAAACATTCTCGGCCAGTGTAAACATCTCGTCGAGTGGTTACGATAAGCAAAATGCTTACGATATGAATGACTACCTGACCACCACAAAATCGTCAAGTATTTCGTATTCGCGCAAGTTTGAGAACACACCATTTAATATGTCGATGAACCTGCGCCATTCGCAAAACACAAAAGACAGTACCATGTCGCTCTCATTGCCAGAGATGACTTTTAGTATGGCTAAAATTTATCCGTTCAGGAAAAAGAACCGAAGCGGTAAAATTAAGTTTTACGAGAAGTTTGGTTTGAACTATACAGCCAATTTTAAAAACTCGATTAACGCCAAGGAAGACGAGATTTTAAGCAGCTCGTTTGCTACTGACTGGAAAAATGGTGTTCGTCATAATCTCCCTATTTCGTTCCCGAGTTTTAACTTGTTTAACCACATTAATTTTAGCCCGGGAATTAGTTACAACGAGAAGTGGTATTTCAAAAAATACAACTATAACTATGAAGCGGGCGGCGAATATACCGGAAATCCATCATCGATACCAGAAAATGTGCGCATTGATACCATTACCGGCCTGAACCGAATTTACGATTATGCATACAGTATCAGTGCTTCTACCAATATTTATGGTATGTATATTCCGCGAAATCCTGATTCGAAAATTAAAGGAATACGCCATAAAATGACTCCATCAATATCGTTTAGTTACCGCCCCGATTTTGGAGCGGAACATTACGGATACTGGCAAGAGGTGCAAGTTGATTCAGCAGGTAATACCCGATATTTCGATACAAACCTTGGAGGTATTTATGGGGGATCACCCGGAAGAGGTGAATCGGGAGCCATTTCGTTCTCGCTGAATAACAACCTGGAGATGAAGAAACTGGATACACGGGATTCGACAAAAACAGATGAAGAGCAGTCGTATAAAAAGGTAAAACTGATCGACAACCTCAGTATTTCATCGTCGTATAACCTGATTGCCGATTCGTTAAACCTCTCGGTATTTAATATCAGGGCACGCACAACGGTTGCCGGTGTAAGTATTAATATGGGTACCACACTCGATCCTTATATGGTCGACGAAAATTACCGTAGAATTCATAAATATGCCTGGAACGAGCGAAGCGGCATTAAAAAATTGGGGCGTGTAACTCGCGCAAACCTTTCGTTCGGTATGAATTTTAATTCGAAGGACAAGAAAAAAGACGGAAATAAAGAAGGGGAGAATAAGGAAGGAGCTCCCGGGCCTGGAGAAGAAGTGTTGCCACCAATTTACGATGACTACATTGATTTTAGCATGCCATGGGATTTTGGTTTTGATTACAGTTTAAATTATACCGGAGCTACCAGTACCAATCCTAATGGAAAAGTTACTCAAACTTTAGGCTTGCGCGGAAATATTAGTATTACCGACAAGTGGCAAATGAGCGCTATGACCAACTTCGATATTCAGGAAGGCGAATTTGCCTTAACATCGTTTCGTTTAAACCGCGACCTGCACTGCTGGAATATGTCGTTTAACTTTGTGCCATTCGGATTTCGAAAAAGTTACAGCTTTACAATTAGCGCATCTTCATCAATGTTGCAGGATCTGAAGATTCAGAAACAGCAGAGCCACTACGATAACTTTAGATTTTAAGCGAAAATTACACTGCAAAAACACATGTTTCTGTAGTTAAAGGGCAAGGTTTTTATACAAAAACGTATCTCTCCGCATGCGGAGAGCATTAATAGTATAAAAAAATGGGGTTCTTTAATTACAGAAGGCGCCGTTTTTTCAAAAAAATGCGGTCCTTTAATTGCGAAGAGAGGCGTTTTTATAAAAAAAATGGCCTCCTTTAAGTGCAGAGAGCAGTGTTTTTACAAGAGAATGCGGCCCTTTAAGTGCGGAGACATGCATCTTTATAAAAAATGGCCTCCTTCGCATTTAACAATAATCAGGAAATATGCATTTGTTTTCTTTCTATTAATAAGTTTTAATACCTGTTTCCCGAGCTTGAAAATTGGGGCATATTCTTGTATCTTCACAAGAAAAATTTACACGATGAAACGTATTATATCTACAGAAAAAGCACCGGCTGCAATTGGTCCGTACAGTCAGGCTGTTGAAGTAAACGGAACACTTTATATCTCTGGTCAAGTACCGCTTGATCCTGCAACCATGAAAGTTGTTGAAGGAGGAATTACAGAACAAACCGAACAGGTAATGCTTAACATTGGCGCGATTTTAACCGAGGCCGGTTATTCGTTCTCCGATGTAGTAAAATCGACTTGCCTGCTTAGCGACATGGCTAATTTTAAAGCCATGAACGAAGTTTACGGAAAGTATTACAGCGAAACTCCGCCGGCACGTGCTGCATTTGCTGTAAAAGAATTGCCGCTGGGTGTTATGGTCGAAATTGAAACGATTGCTGTAAAATAAGCATAAGGAATGAGTAAAGCGATTCGCCTCGAACTACTTGAGGAGAAAGACTTGGGTCTGATAAAAGACATATATAATTATTATATAGCTAATTCAACGGCTACTTTTCATACCGGCTCGGTAACTGAAAATGATTTAAAAGGAATTTTGCCCATTGGCGATAATCGTTTTCGGTCGTTTCTGATTTATTTTGATAACGAAGTTGCCGGGTATTGTTACCTGGGGCGCTATAAACCTCGCGCTGCCTACGACAGAACTGCCGAAATTACTATTTACCTTAAACCGGAATTCTTTGGTAAGGGTATTGGTAAGGAAGTGATGTTGCAGATGGAGCAAAAAGCCATGGAAGTTGGTATTGTTGTATTAATGGGTATTATTACCGCCGAAAACGAAGCCAGCGTAAAACTGTTCGAACGTTTGGGCTACGAAAAATGCGGGCATTTTAAACAGGTAGGCGAGAAGTTCGGTCGAATACTCGATGTGGTCGCTTACCAGAAGTTGCTCGATCAGTAAAATTATAGTCCACGAATTTCTCAAATTACACTAATAAAAAGGATGTAATCTTTTTGAAAAGATTACATCCTTTTTATTTCGGACCCCCTATAATTCGCAATAGGGGGATATTTCTTCCCTTTCGGGGAGGTTAGGAGGGACTAATAAACTTGTCTTCAATAGACACTTTTAGTGCAAATAAAAAGGGTTTCCATTTGGAAACCCTTTTACCGTTTTTAGTATTGTGTATGCAAAAATATGCTTATTCCGCAACAACTTCAAATTCAATCTCAACCACAACTTCTTTGTGTAGCTTGATTTTAGCTGTATGAGTACCAACTTCTTTGATGCTGTCTTCAGGAATAGTGATCTGTTTGCGGTCGATCTCAAATCCTTTTTTGTTGATCGCTTCAGCCAACTGGATGGTGTTAACCGATCCGAAGATTTTGCCTGAAGTACTTGTTTTAGCACCAATTGAAATTTTCTTGGCAACAATTTGCTCAGCAATTTTCGAAGCTTCTTCTTTCAATTTCGCTTCTTTATGAGCACGTTGTTTAATGTTCTCAGCCAAAACTTTTTTGGCAGACTCGGTAGCAACAATTGCTTTTTGAGTAGGAATCAGAAAGTTACGTGCGTAACCACCTTTAACCTCTACAATATCGTCTTTGCTTCCTAAACGCTCTACGTCTTGTAATAATATAATTTCCATTTCAAGTCCTCCTCTTATTTCATCATGTCGGTTACAAATGGTAGCAATGCAACTTGGCGGGCACGTTTAACAGCCTGGCCAACTTTGCGCTGA
It contains:
- a CDS encoding N-acetylmuramoyl-L-alanine amidase, which gives rise to MKKEGISVVVIDPGHGGKDLGASFGNAVEKNIVLDIALKLGTTIKDNYPNVKVVYTRTSDVFIPLYKRAEIANKNEADLFISIHVNAVNARSVQGTETFVLGLHRNDDNLEVAKKENAVILLEDDYNSTYEGFDPNLPESYIMFETMQEEYQGQSVMLASGIQNEFRNYAKRLDRSVKMAGFLVLRETTMPSVLIETGFISHNGERQYLTSEAGRTRLAYSIFRAFRDYKSAIEQRSSFQLVTENQAKSSNEFPLTNNNPPSGLPLAQPQGATTQQTNEIFYSVQIMALTRKLETTAANFKGEQNIFSMQGNNLNRYFSGKYKSLEEAELELSRIRAKYPNAFVVAFKNNKLISVKKLSEH
- a CDS encoding putative LPS assembly protein LptD; the encoded protein is MYKIFITYLFLVTPFLILAQEPTISVAPQQQVPDSILSEYYSLQDTTIIDSTGIDSMNARQEEQAVIDAPIDYTAIDSMIVSLDGQKVYLYNQAKVTYQNIELEAYYIELDLNTKEIYAEGILDSVGEMTQKPLFKQGSEEYESETMRYNFETEKAFITKVVSAQGEGFIHSDRTKKIGEEVFITKDAKYTTCDADHPHFYLHLTKAKVVSNKKIITGPAYMVLEDFPIYFPILPFGYFPNSPTYSSGILIPKYGEEQNRGFFLRDGGYYWAASEYFDLAVQGDIYSKGSWGTRIKTNYKKRYKFGGNFGFEYAKNKYGEEGFESYSVGTQYKILWSHSQDAKANPNQTFSASVNISSSGYDKQNAYDMNDYLTTTKSSSISYSRKFENTPFNMSMNLRHSQNTKDSTMSLSLPEMTFSMAKIYPFRKKNRSGKIKFYEKFGLNYTANFKNSINAKEDEILSSSFATDWKNGVRHNLPISFPSFNLFNHINFSPGISYNEKWYFKKYNYNYEAGGEYTGNPSSIPENVRIDTITGLNRIYDYAYSISASTNIYGMYIPRNPDSKIKGIRHKMTPSISFSYRPDFGAEHYGYWQEVQVDSAGNTRYFDTNLGGIYGGSPGRGESGAISFSLNNNLEMKKLDTRDSTKTDEEQSYKKVKLIDNLSISSSYNLIADSLNLSVFNIRARTTVAGVSINMGTTLDPYMVDENYRRIHKYAWNERSGIKKLGRVTRANLSFGMNFNSKDKKKDGNKEGENKEGAPGPGEEVLPPIYDDYIDFSMPWDFGFDYSLNYTGATSTNPNGKVTQTLGLRGNISITDKWQMSAMTNFDIQEGEFALTSFRLNRDLHCWNMSFNFVPFGFRKSYSFTISASSSMLQDLKIQKQQSHYDNFRF
- a CDS encoding RidA family protein, with amino-acid sequence MKRIISTEKAPAAIGPYSQAVEVNGTLYISGQVPLDPATMKVVEGGITEQTEQVMLNIGAILTEAGYSFSDVVKSTCLLSDMANFKAMNEVYGKYYSETPPARAAFAVKELPLGVMVEIETIAVK
- a CDS encoding GNAT family N-acetyltransferase yields the protein MSKAIRLELLEEKDLGLIKDIYNYYIANSTATFHTGSVTENDLKGILPIGDNRFRSFLIYFDNEVAGYCYLGRYKPRAAYDRTAEITIYLKPEFFGKGIGKEVMLQMEQKAMEVGIVVLMGIITAENEASVKLFERLGYEKCGHFKQVGEKFGRILDVVAYQKLLDQ
- the rplI gene encoding 50S ribosomal protein L9, giving the protein MEIILLQDVERLGSKDDIVEVKGGYARNFLIPTQKAIVATESAKKVLAENIKQRAHKEAKLKEEASKIAEQIVAKKISIGAKTSTSGKIFGSVNTIQLAEAINKKGFEIDRKQITIPEDSIKEVGTHTAKIKLHKEVVVEIEFEVVAE